One Monomorium pharaonis isolate MP-MQ-018 chromosome 4, ASM1337386v2, whole genome shotgun sequence DNA segment encodes these proteins:
- the LOC118645174 gene encoding uncharacterized protein LOC118645174 has protein sequence MTTLEDIIKLEEYLEKEKNILNLGSYLSTIGGRGDITSITNKILRRLLSDTIASSYSFFGKRNNKKSFANLKLNNVVITSVQKALPNTTQHEVEDSIKVWLKHAPQRFSIKANKSK, from the exons ATGACAACATtagaagatattataaaattggaagaatatcttgaaaaagaaaaaaatattttaaatctg ggATCTTATTTGTCAACAATTGGAGGCCGTGGAGATATAACATCGATAACGAACAAAATACTTCGTCGTCTTCTTTCGGATACAATAGCATCATCTTACAGCTTCTTCGGAAAGCGAAACAATAAAAAGTCTTTTGCAAATTTGAAGCTTAATAATGTAGTGATAACGTCTGTTCAAAAAGCTCTACCCAATACTACACAACACGAAGTAGAAGACAGCATAAAAGTATGGCTAAAACATGCTCCGCAACGCTTTTCTATTAAAGCAAATAAGAGcaagtaa
- the LOC118645378 gene encoding uncharacterized protein LOC118645378, which translates to MLGSTEQSVCRPVDVTPAMSERLLDTIYNAIKIAGPAKFKVGDSVRVSKYKTIFEKGYTPNWTTEVLKIVKVQRTNPVTYLLEDYCGTSIAGAFYEHELHRATHPDVFLVEKVLRKKGDEVYVKWLGFDGSHITQFMDTHRQCYLIV; encoded by the coding sequence ATGCTCGGAAGCACCGAACAATCGGTGTGCCGACCCGTCGACGTAACTCCCGCGATGTCTGAAAGACTCTTGGATACGATATACAACGCTATAAAGATTGCTGGTCCAGCGAAATTTAAAGTAGGCGACTCTGTACGCGTGAGCAAGTACAAGACAATTTTCGAGAAAGGTTACACACCAAATTGGACAACCGAGGTGTTAAAGATCGTTAAAGTGCAGCGTACCAACCCCGTAACTTATTTACTCGAGGATTATTGCGGAACATCTATCGctggagcgttctacgagcATGAGTTGCATCGCGCGACTCACCCGGACGTATTTCTGGTAGAGAAAGTATTGCGCAAGAAAGGAGACGAGGTTTATGTCAAATGGCtgggattcgatggatcacACATCACACAATTCATGGATACACACagacaatgttatttaatcgtataa